The following coding sequences are from one Lolium rigidum isolate FL_2022 chromosome 6, APGP_CSIRO_Lrig_0.1, whole genome shotgun sequence window:
- the LOC124667291 gene encoding NAC domain-containing protein 20-like, producing MADHLHQIQQQQHQQQEQQQLDLPPGFRFHPSDEEIIMSYLTPKVLDRTFVATAMGEVDLNKCEPWELPGKAKMGEKEWYFYCQKDRKYPTGIRTNRATEAGYWKATGKDKEVFGTPRQVLIGMKKTLVFYKGRAPKGEKTNWVMHEYRIETSKEQGPYATSSAAAAAIINAASKDEWVVCRIFHKSSGIKKVVMPSYTMAAMSMSMGQQQSFLAGTPCMLPPLTDYATASSSSLAPPPPQLHTPSYQLHAAGPGTSMMGAALPMKNEHYFGSHSQHPIMAPPRPPLSFYQQQMPMMDQGFMAGAGLASGPSSMVSQEEAGTTLSNNEQSNAAEISSVEMGMDGMWKY from the exons ATGGCAGACCACCTTCATCAAATTCAgcagcaacaacaccaacaacaggaGCAACAACAACTGGATCTCCCGCCGGGGTTCCGGTTCCACCCGAGTGATGAGGAGATCATCATGTCATACCTCACCCCCAAGGTGCTCGACAGGACCTTCGTCGCCACTGCCATGGGGGAGGTTGACCTTAACAAGTGCGAGCCATGGGAGCTGCCCGGGAAGGCGAAGATGGGGGAGAAGGAGTGGTACTTCTATTGCCAGAAGGACCGAAAGTACCCCACCGGGATACGCACGAATCGCGCCACGGAGGCGGGCTACTGGAAGGCCACCGGAAAAGACAAGGAGGTTTTCGGCACGCCACGGCAGGTGCTCATCGGCATGAAGAAGACGCTCGTGTTCTACAAGGGCAGGGCTCCAAAAGGGGAGAAGACCAACTGGGTCATGCATGAGTACAGGATCGAGACAAGCAAGGAGCAGGGGCCCTACGCCACCagtagcgccgccgccgcggctatCATCAATGCAGCATCCAAG GATGAGTGGGTGGTCTGCAGGATCTTCCATAAGAGCTCTGGGATCAAGAAGGTGGTGATGCCATCGTACACCATGGCGGCGATGTCCATGTCCATGGGGCAGCAGCAGAGCTTCCTCGCCGGTACTCCATGCATGTTGCCTCCTCTCACGGACTACGCCACCGCGTCGTCATCCTCCCTAGCGCCACCACCGCCTCAGTTGCATACACCTTCGTACCAACTGCATGCAGCCGGCCCTGGTACCTCGATGATGGGCGCGGCCCTGCCAATGAAGAACGAACACTACTTTGGGAGCCACAGCCAACACCCGATTATGGCGCCGCCCAGGCCGCCCTTGTCATTCTACCAGCAGCAGATGCCGATGATGGACCAGGGCTTCATGGCCGGGGCAGGGCTGGCGAGCGGGCCGTCTTCCATGGTTTCGCAGGAGGAAGCCGGGACCACGCTGAGCAACAACGAACAGAGCAACGCCGCTGAGATCTCGTCCGTGGAGATGGGCATGGATGGCATGTGGAAGTACTGA